The Apium graveolens cultivar Ventura chromosome 10, ASM990537v1, whole genome shotgun sequence nucleotide sequence TTGATTTGAAGAATGAAGTATATCAACTCACCGCCCCTCCTCGAGCTTGTGAGAAGGAAGATTTTAGGAGATTGGGAGTGCTAGGAGATTCCTTGTGTGTATGTGATAACACGGCAAAATCTGGACTTATTATTTGGGTTATGAAGGATTATGAAATGAAAGAAAGTTGGAGCAAAGAAATCATCATCCAAGAACGATGTCCTCCTGACCATAGTCTGCTTTATGGCAGGGTTCATCCTTTAAAAGTTTTTAAGGACGGGACTCTGATTTTATTAGCCTTGAAGGATTATCAGGTAATGTATGATACGGAAAATAAAACTTGGAAAATATTTAACATGGGTTTTACAAGCGAGTGCTACAAGAAACCTATCGCAATGGTTTTTGTCCCAAGTTTTATTAGGCTCAAGAGTTTCAtgtgttggaataatcttaaatttagttattaattatttgtttatttaattattagatatttagcaatgattaattattagagaaaaatattattttagaattgtttagtagtggggtagtggagttatggagtaaattatggacatgtaatttacccattaattagtagtggttagttttagtaatagttagttttaatatgtttgtaaagcctatataatggctagtttaccttgagttttaggAGAGGAAAGGAAAACAAATAAACAAGAAaaatagcagtacaagttctctgcaaaatgtaggtgtcttttttctctaagttttttCAACATCATGTTAGAGAAGGTTTGGGTACTTTAGATCATCAAGTTTAGTCTAAGTTTCAACTCGTGGAGAGACGGTTTCAGAAAGCAGCTCGGCAATATGATTAACTCATAAACTCACTATGTTTGTAAGCTGCACTTACAATGTGTCTGGTTCTATCTGTTTCGGTCAGAACTTGAAAATTTCAGGGATCAGTATGAATGTTTCAACTTTAATAGAACTATTGTATTCCACTGTGCAAATCTCTGGTGCTAGTTATGGATTTGAAATGATTTAATCCACCCACTGATTATGTTTGAGACTTTTTGATCATTTCTCAATACAATcaaggaatggagttatttcttttctttcttttttgaCAGGCTCAAGGAATGGAGTTAATTAGTTTCACTACCTATTTGTTTTTCATCGTATACTTCATGAATAACATATAAATTTAATCTTAAATACTAATAGATTAGAATGTAAATTTATCCTCACTaatcaatttcaatttttttatttagtACGTAGAATGAGATTTTTTAATAGCTGGTGCTGTTTCTGGTATCATGATATAAGTTAATAGCTTGCAGTTCAACTACTAATTCTTCTAGTAATTTTTTTAAGGGTTTTTTAATGTGTGCCTAGGAGCACACAATAAGTACCAACTCTCATCATTTTGGTGCATTTTGATTGATCCTCTAATTATAAATATTGATGTACCCCTACATTTACAATAACTCCACCAATAAAAATACACCAAACTCATAAAATTTAGTACTTATTACGTGTTTTTGGGCACATATTAGAAAAACCGATTTTTTTAACTGTTTGCCATGATTAAAGATTTACCAAAAAGATAAAGTGTTGTTTTGTACTTTTATAAGCTAGATTATATACGCCAATGAGAAATTCTTGAAATTAGGACATTTTGGTTCAAAATTGATTATAATGTCCCCTAAATACATAGGGTATTATTgtaacatatatttataaaaataacaTTACTATTTTATACAAAAAAGTAAAAAAACTACATGTATCTCAGATAAATTTACCAAAAAAACCTCAGAAACATTATTATCTTAAATAAATATAACACCGTATATAAGTCATAGActcataaataaaaaaataacataAACATATGATAattattccaaatttcttgaagTTCTAATTACAAACCCCAACAATACTCAAGGACCACTTCAAATCAActcattattttttaaaatgcTACTATTAATAAGAATTACTAATTGAATAATCAAGAATAGAACGGTTTATACACTTCAAATTTGATCATATTTAAAATAGAGATCATCACGAGGAATCCCATAGGTACCAAAATCACTTTGAATTTGATCCCGTCCAAAGCAAAAATCAATCAGAAACTCCAAAAGTACCAACATCACCTTGAACTTGCAAATTATTAAACTGGTCATTATGTTCATCACTTTGAATTTGATCCAGCACGTACTTCACCGGGATTTATTCTTATAAAAAGAAAGCATCCACCGACTGACTTACTGAATCTCCATGATCATTAGGATCAACAGCCGACATCATCAAGTCTTCATTAGCAACATCAATGTTATCCAGAAGAAACTCATCAAGTAATCCATCAGTAATGTTGTCAGACGAAGGACTCGCGGACAAGGTCCTCAACTCATCAGCTTTCTTTGTCACATTAAACTTCAATTGTTccaatgaattaataaaaatcTCAAGTTCATCAGCCTCCAAATTCTCTAAAGAATTTTCCCACCAAAATCCTTCACTTTCTCCAACATTACTAGATTTATTCTTCTCAACTTCCAACTCCTTACAAATCTTTGTGTACTCTTTATATATGCAAATAATTTGGATTTGACGAATTTGAAACATTACTTCCAAGATAAGTGTGGATAACAGAATCAACAGTAGGATGACCAAGAGCAAACACACGGCCTCCTTCAGATTGAACAAGAATGGCCATCTCAGCACCGgttaaaacacataattcacTAGCTTTATTAAACAGTCTGGGCCGACGTTTCGAGAAAGCAACTAGCCGATTAGCAGTGTTTTCTATTCTCTTGATTTCAATCTTTTTACGACCACTTGTTTTTCTCATCATCTTTCCTGAGAAGAAAAGTAAGAAGAAAAGATTGCACCGAAAAAAAAGTAAGAAGAAAAGATAATAATATATAAGAGGTTTTAGGCAGGGGTGCGAAAAAAAAGTCAAACCGACCGAACCGGACCAGACCAAACCGTTTTTTACGGTTTTTTCGGCGGTTTGACTTGATCTAGGTTTGGTGTGAATAAAAACCGTTATTTTAGGGTTTGACCTGGTTTTCATCTCCAAACCGGACCGTTAAGGTCGAACCGGACCGTttcaatatatattaatatatttattataattatataccatttttatgtatatatatatatatattaattatttaagtttattttatacttaatatatatattcTAATTAATATCTTCAAATTTGTATTTTACATGTAAtatttgtattataaattttaaaaaataaataaattttataattatatatttagtTAGGTTTCAAACCGTTATCGACCGGACCGGACCGTTAACTCGCGGTCTGGTCTGGTCCGGTCCGGTTTGATATTCTGTAAAACCGTTATATATGTTCCAGCCCGGTTTGATCGTAAAAAACCGACCAAACCGACCGTTGCACACGCCTTGGGGTTTAGTGAGAATTATGTATAAATATTGTGACAACAGATTACCCAGTTTATGACAATACATCAGCAGGTAAAAAATATTGGACTGCGCGGGTTAAGGCAATGACCAACGAAAAATAATATACCATGTTTATGAATTATTTTCTTTTGAGATATATGTGCATATTAATATTAGCCCACAATATCTTTATTTATATTGAGAATAAATCAgtcttaatttttatttaatgGATGTACACCTAATATTAGGGCGTACACATGTCAACTCCCTATTCAGAATCTTTTATAGTTAGTATATCTCAAAAATTATATATCTCAAAAATTTTGTTGTTTATGTATCTCAAAAATTTTGGACCAACAGTTTTTCTTGACGACTGTTCAAAATCATCACACGCCAATCGAAGATGATTCACATGGCGAAGCTGAACTACACTGTGGAGACCCTGCTCTCAATATTCAATCGTCTTGCTCCTCTTTTAGAGCCATTGG carries:
- the LOC141691663 gene encoding agamous-like MADS-box protein AGL62, translating into MMRKTSGRKKIEIKRIENTANRLVAFSKRRPRLFNKASELCVLTGAEMAILVQSEGGRVFALGHPTVDSVIHTYLGKYTKICKELEVEKNKSSNVGESEGFWWENSLENLEADELEIFINSLEQLKFNVTKKADELRTLSASPSSDNITDGLLDEFLLDNIDVANEDLMMSAVDPNDHGDSVSQSVDAFFL